The DNA sequence AACGTCTGGAGCATGATCAGGGATGACGTGCAAGGGATGTTCCGAAGGTGGCGGTGAGATCGAGTGGATCACCAAGGGTATGCTGTTGCCTGAGAAGCGCGGTGTAGAGTGCGTTCAAGACGTTGGTGTGATCCGGCGATGAGGCAAGGTCGTGAAGTTGATGCGGATCTTCCCTGAGGTTGTAGAGTCGAGCAATTTGGGCATTGGGATACAGAATGAGGGAGTAGCCGTCTCGGGTGATCGACCGTTGGAAGTCCATGTAGGCTCCGTAAATCTCCTGGTAAGGGGGGGGTGAACTCTCGTTCTGGAGTTGCGGAAGGAGACTGGTGAAGCCAACATGGTCGGGTACGGGAATGCCTGCGAGTTCCAAGGTCGTGGGCATGATGTCCTGTAGATAAATGGGTTTGTCTTGTTGGACACCGGCGGCGATTCCAGGTCCGACGATGACGAAGGGGACGCGCGTGCTGTGCTCGTAGAGGTTTTGTTTTCCCATGAAGCCGTGTCGTCCCACCGCGAGCCCATGATCGGCGGTGAAGATGACGAGGGTGTTGTCGGCCTTGCCGGAGGCGTCGAGGGCGTCGAGGATCCGGCCGATTTGCTCATCCATGTGAGCGATCAAGGCGAAGTATTCGCCACGGTGGACCTTGACCGCATGCTCGGTGCGGGGAAACGGGGCAAGCGCTTCATCGCGGAGTTTCGGGTCGCAGCCGATTGCATTCTTGAAGGGGTACTCGGGAAGGAAGTTTTCAGGGAGTGCGACGCGATCGGGAGGATAGCGGTCGACGAACGCTGGAGGAGATTGTCTTGGATCGTGCGGGGCGTTGAAGGCGACATACATGAAGAATGGGGCATCCCGGTCTGCGGCGCGATCGAGATAATCGATGGCGTCGTTGGCCGTGACTTCGCTCCAGTGGGTCCCCCCTTCCCAGAAGCCGCCGAAGCGAGGGTCGGTCGGGTCCCAGGGATCGACGCCATCGGGGAGAGGACGGTTGTAGCCTTGCGGGGTCTGGGCCGGCATGCCCGGACGAACATGACGAACCACGTCGAAGAGTTCGTTGGCGTTGGCTCGGATGTGCCATTTCCCAGTGAAATACGTTTCATATCCTGACTTATTCAGGAGCAATGGCCAAACTCGCCCAGCGTTTGCTTCCTCGGCGGTCGTCTCGTAAATCGAGTGAGCATCCCAGAGCGTTCGTCCTGTGATGAGCATGCAGCGGCTTGCAACGCAGATGGCCCCATTCCAGCCGCCCATGTTGTAGGCTCGATTGAAGGACGTGCCCTGTTGGTAGAGTCGGTCGAGATTCGGAGTATCCACATCGACCAGGCCGCGGGCCCCGATCGCCTCGAACGAGTGGTCATCTGCAAAAAGAAAGAGAATATTCGGAGGCTGTTCCGAGGGTTTGGCCCAGGCGATCCCGGAGGAGAAGACAAGTAGCGTTACGGTGAGGAAACCAAAATGAGAACATTGAGGCATGGTCATGGCTCCACAGTGAAGGGTGTTCGGGCTGATGGCTCTACTGTATCGGGGGAGCCATCCGACTGTACAAGGCTAGATGAAGAATTCCGACTGTGATTCAGCAGCGTGAGGTCGTAAGTCGGGAGGAACCGAGGATTGAGTCCTGGCTCGTTATCGGGCAAGCTGAGTACCTCTTTGCTTTCATGGTCCCGAGTCACGAATTCCATGGATGACGCATCGACGACGCTTCGAGCGCTGATGGATCTCGTTCTCCGCTTTTCTCAGGAACGAGACTGGGAGCAATTTCACCACCCCAAGGATCTGGGGCTTTGCCTGTCGATCGAAGCAGCAGAGGTCCTAGAACACTTCCGGTTTCGGACGGATGCCGCGATCCGGGACACTTTGAACGATTCGAACCAGAAGCAGGCGATTGCTCACGAACTGGCGGATTGTCTCTGGGCATTGCTGCGTCTCGCGGATGTCTGCCAGATTGACCTGGCTGCTGCGCTCGAAGAGAAAATTGTTCTCGCGGCCGAGAAATATCCTGTCGATCGCTGCTCAGGCCGAGCGGATAAGTATACTGCCTATCTCCGATCTAAAGAGAGCGACAATCCTGATGAAACACAGGGATAACGGATCATCGTTTGCTCAATGAGGAAGGTCCACGGTTTCGCGATCCATCCCGGGTTGCGAGCAGCGCGAGTGTGGCCCAGGCTGTGGTCGAGAAATGCTGGGCGTCGCTTTCATTCCCGGAAGGACGGGTGGTTTCGGGCCAGCCGCCGGAGGGGAGTTGCGTGGCAACGAGGTAGGAACGTCCGCGTAAGAGGTCTTCGGGATGTGCCTTCGAGGACGTTCTTGCGAGCGCAAGGACCGCAAGTGCGGTATCGAAGACCTCGGGAGGGGAGGTTTCATAAGGTCCCCATCCTCCTTCAGGAGCTTGTGAGCGATCAAGGAGGTCGAGCGCCTGGCGAGCGCGATCAGGCAACTCATCCGGATCGGTCGCATGCTGATGAAGCAATGAAACGGATGCGTCGAGGGTGGTGCGGATAGGTCGGGCGAGGAGCCAGCGATCGGCGGCGGCGATGGAGGAGCGGTAGCGATCGGGATCGGTGTTGCTCAGGACCTCACGCGCGATGAAGGTGGTGAGTGTCGATCCGTAGGTGGCCGGAGTTCCCAGGGAGTCGGGGCCGTCGATCGGCCACGATCCGTCCGGTTCTTGATCGGCGGCGAGCTGATCGGCGGCGAGGGTCAGAGCAGATCGGCGTTCTTCGACAAGGCCCGCGTCGACCGCTCCCGCCAGCGACCTGGCAAACTGGATGCGCGCAAGGCGTTGATCGTTGAATGTTCCCTGGCCTCCGTTCTTGTCCCAATCCGCGGGTTGGAGGAGCCATTGAACCGAATCGGCCAGGGACTCCTGAGGAACGTCGAATCCGAGCAAAGAGGCTCGAAAGAGAGCGTGGGCCCCGTCGCCGTTGTGATGACACGAGGCGCAACCGTTTTCGGATCGCCAGCGGGGGACCTCCTGCGCGAGGTAGGCGATCGCACGTTGCTCAGGGGATGCTTCCGGGTCGATTCCGGGCTGGGCCACGATCAGGATGAGGATGAGGATGGAACACGGGATCGCAAGCATCAGCACGTCTCGTTTTCAGGGGTTTGCCTTGTGATTCTTGGTTCACGACTGTTCAAGAACTGGGAGATGCACGGAACGGCCGGGGGAGTCGGGGGCGTTGTCGGTTGGGCAGGGGCTTCCCGGATTCGCGGTCGAATTCGTCACCGCTCAGGACGGCGGGGGGGACATCATTGGTCTGGAGCGTCCAGGTTTCGAGGGTTGCCCGCATTTCAGTGAGAAGCTGTGCCGATTGAGAATCGGATGCAAGGTTGTTCAATTCGTAAGGATCGTTCTCCAAATCATAAAGTTCTTCCGTTGCTTTGGGAGCGGTGAAACAGGAGAGCTGATAGGGATTGAGCTGCCCCTCGTCGCGCAGGCGCTTCATGGCGTCAAAGGTCGGGCTGCGGACGGCGTCGGCGGGAGGGGTGAGAGGCATGGTGGCGTCTTCGTTGAGGATGTACTTGTATCGAGCTGTGCGGACGGCTCGCTTGCGGGCCGCGTAGTCATGCCAGTTATGCTCGGCGAAGATCGCATCACGAACCGAGGCGTCGGGGTCCTGGAAAACGGGGGAGAGATCGACCCCCTGGAAAGTCGGTCCTGGCTCGACGCCTGCCAGGGAGAGGAAGGTGGGGGCGAGGTCGATCGCGCTGACGAGTGCGTCGGTGACGCTGCCGGGTTCGATCCGGCCGGGCCATCGGGCGAGGAGCGGGGTGCGGATGCCGTCGTCGTAGACGGTGGTCTTGCATCGGGGGAAGGGGCGGCCGTTGTCGCTCATGAAGAGGACCAGGGTCTGGTCGGCGACCCCCTGGCGATCGAGTTCGTCGAGGACGAGGCCGACGAAGTGGTCGAGGCGGGTGACCTCGTCGGCGTAGCGGGCGAGGTCGGCGCGGACCTCGGGGCAGTCGGGGAG is a window from the Tautonia rosea genome containing:
- a CDS encoding sulfatase family protein, coding for DLSWDDTGPYGHPTIRTPNLDRLAREGMRFDRAFLTCSSCSPSRSSLFTGRYPHNTGAEELHWPLPADQVTFVELLKNAGYYTAAAGKWHLGNAVKDRFDEVREANPRGFQLPSGDEAEQADPNALAFEGAGAAQAGCDQWVPVLQDRPRDRPFFLWLAALDPHRDYQDDTIPDPHDPADMVVPPFLPDCPEVRADLARYADEVTRLDHFVGLVLDELDRQGVADQTLVLFMSDNGRPFPRCKTTVYDDGIRTPLLARWPGRIEPGSVTDALVSAIDLAPTFLSLAGVEPGPTFQGVDLSPVFQDPDASVRDAIFAEHNWHDYAARKRAVRTARYKYILNEDATMPLTPPADAVRSPTFDAMKRLRDEGQLNPYQLSCFTAPKATEELYDLENDPYELNNLASDSQSAQLLTEMRATLETWTLQTNDVPPAVLSGDEFDRESGKPLPNRQRPRLPRPFRASPSS
- a CDS encoding sulfatase-like hydrolase/transferase; its protein translation is MPQCSHFGFLTVTLLVFSSGIAWAKPSEQPPNILFLFADDHSFEAIGARGLVDVDTPNLDRLYQQGTSFNRAYNMGGWNGAICVASRCMLITGRTLWDAHSIYETTAEEANAGRVWPLLLNKSGYETYFTGKWHIRANANELFDVVRHVRPGMPAQTPQGYNRPLPDGVDPWDPTDPRFGGFWEGGTHWSEVTANDAIDYLDRAADRDAPFFMYVAFNAPHDPRQSPPAFVDRYPPDRVALPENFLPEYPFKNAIGCDPKLRDEALAPFPRTEHAVKVHRGEYFALIAHMDEQIGRILDALDASGKADNTLVIFTADHGLAVGRHGFMGKQNLYEHSTRVPFVIVGPGIAAGVQQDKPIYLQDIMPTTLELAGIPVPDHVGFTSLLPQLQNESSPPPYQEIYGAYMDFQRSITRDGYSLILYPNAQIARLYNLREDPHQLHDLASSPDHTNVLNALYTALLRQQHTLGDPLDLTATFGTSLARHP
- a CDS encoding nucleotide pyrophosphohydrolase, with amino-acid sequence MDDASTTLRALMDLVLRFSQERDWEQFHHPKDLGLCLSIEAAEVLEHFRFRTDAAIRDTLNDSNQKQAIAHELADCLWALLRLADVCQIDLAAALEEKIVLAAEKYPVDRCSGRADKYTAYLRSKESDNPDETQG
- a CDS encoding prenyltransferase/squalene oxidase repeat-containing protein; amino-acid sequence: MLAIPCSILILILIVAQPGIDPEASPEQRAIAYLAQEVPRWRSENGCASCHHNGDGAHALFRASLLGFDVPQESLADSVQWLLQPADWDKNGGQGTFNDQRLARIQFARSLAGAVDAGLVEERRSALTLAADQLAADQEPDGSWPIDGPDSLGTPATYGSTLTTFIAREVLSNTDPDRYRSSIAAADRWLLARPIRTTLDASVSLLHQHATDPDELPDRARQALDLLDRSQAPEGGWGPYETSPPEVFDTALAVLALARTSSKAHPEDLLRGRSYLVATQLPSGGWPETTRPSGNESDAQHFSTTAWATLALLATRDGSRNRGPSSLSKR